In Fusobacterium varium, the genomic window AGAAGAATTTAGAATATGCAGCATCGATCATTTTTGCACAAGCTTCTACTTTTGGCATATCTTCTGCTACTAATTCTGGTAATGGATTTCTTACGCTTCCACAATCTATTCCTTCTCTCATTTTTAAGATTGCTTTCATTACTGCGTATAAGTTTCCTTTACATCCACACATTGCATAGATTATTCTACATGCTTCATATTGAATTTCTCTTGCTTTTGCAATTTCTCCTGCTTTGAATAATCTTTCTATTTCTAAGTATAATTCAGGCATTACTCCATATGTTCCACCGATTCCTCCATCAGCTCCCATAGCTAGTCCTGATAATAATTGTTCGTCTGGACCATTGAATACTACTCTTTCTGCTCCTAGTTCATCTTTGAACATTTGAATGTCTTGTACTGGCATTGATGAGTTTTTAACTCCTATTACTCTAGGGTTTTTCATCATTTCTTTTAATAATGACATTGTTAATGATACTCCTGCTAATTGAGGAATATTGTAGATTATAAAGTCAGTATTAGGTGCTGCTGCTGACATATCATTCCAATATTTTGCGATTCCGTGTTCAGGTAGTTTAAAGTAGATTGGTGGGATTGCTGCTATTGCATCTACACCTAATGATTCTGCATGAGCTGCTAACTCTTGGCTATCTCTTGTGTTGTTACAAGCAATATGAGCTATTACAGTCATTTTTCCTTTTGCTATTTTCATTACGTTTTCTAGAACTAATTTACGTTCAGCTACGCTTTGATAGATACATTCTCCTGATGATCCTCCAACATATACTCCTTTTACCCCTTTATCTAATAAGTGTTGAGTTAATTTTTGTACTCCTTCAACGCTGATATTTCCTTCATTGTCATAACAAGCATAAAATGCTGGTATTATTCCTTGGTATTTTTCCACATTTCTCATTTTTAAACCTCTCCTTTTTCTTAAATACATCTATATATTTATTGTATCTTAGCCTCTAAAAATAGAATAACAAAAATAAAAGAAAATGTCAATATTCTTTTAAAAAAAAAGAAACTTTTATTTTTTCTATTTTTCTTCATCTTTATAAAACCTAGATTTTAGCCATTTCTTACTATATATATTATTTTAAAATAAATTTTTTCATTGCAAACATTCAAAGCTTTTGTTATATTATTAGGTGATTCTAACGTTTTTACTCAAAAAAATAATACATTAAGTGTGAGGTGATTAAAATAAAGAAGAATGTGCTTTTTCATATAACAAATGAGTACCCTACTTTTAGTAAATCTCTAAAAAAAATAGCTGATTATATTCTTTCAAATACTGCACAGCCACAATATCTATCTATACATCAATTAGCTGATATTTGTGATGTCAGTGAGTCATCTGTTTTTAGACTTTGTCAAATATTAGGGTTTAATGGTTATAAAGAATTTAAATATGCCCTTGCTGAAGCTAATAGTGCTACTCTTACTGATGGTGGAATAGAGGCTTATGCTGAAATACTTCCTGAAGATTCATTTGGAGAGATGGCAAAAAAACTATTTGCTTACAATGTAGCTTCAATCAACCAAACTTTACAACTAATTGATAAAGAAGCTTATTGCCAAGCTGCAAAACATCTAAAAGCTGCAAAACATGTTTACTGCTTTGGTCAAGGTGCAAGTGGAATTATGGCTCAAGAGTTGTGGGGACGTTTTATAACTGTTTCTAGTAACTTTTCATATATCACTGATCCTCACTTACAAACTATTGTAACTGCTAATTGTGATAAAGATGATGTTATAGTTCTTTTCTCATATTCTGGGGCAACTCAAGATGGACCTAGACTTTTATCTGAAGCTAAAATAAGAGGAGCTAAAACTATTCTTATTACACATTATAGAAAAAGTTTTGCTAGTGAATTTGCTGATATAATTCTACTTTGTGGTTCTAGAGAAACACCTAAACAAACTGGAAGTATCGCTGCTAAAATGGCTCAACTATTTGTTATAGATCTTTTATTTAATGAATTTTATAGACTTAATCCTATTGAAGCTGAAGAAGCAATAAAAAGAACTTCTGTCGCTATGGAAACAAAATTATTACATGAAAATAGTAAAAAATAGATTTTATATTATTTTAACAAAATTTTAACTTTTATTTATATCTTAAATTCATCATATTAATATATAATTTTATTTTTTTACATATTTTTTACATAGAATTAACATTCTTATTACACACTAATGATAATATTTTTTTGATTATAAAGTTTAATTTATTTTTTAGGAGGAAAAATGTATTTAGACATTGCATTTAATGTTCTTGGAGGATTAGGAATATTTCTATTTGGAATGGACAGTATGTCTTCAGGAATGCAAAAATTAGCTGGGCAAAGATTAAAAAAGATTCTAGCTTTATTAACTACTAATAGAGTTGTAGCTATCCTAATGGGTATGTTTGTTACTATGTTAGTTCAATCTTCTTCTGTTAGTACTGTTATGACTATTGGATTCGTTAATGCTTCTCTTTTAACTTTAAAACAAGCACTTGGGGTTATTTTTGGAGCTAA contains:
- a CDS encoding dihydrodipicolinate synthase family protein; translated protein: MRNVEKYQGIIPAFYACYDNEGNISVEGVQKLTQHLLDKGVKGVYVGGSSGECIYQSVAERKLVLENVMKIAKGKMTVIAHIACNNTRDSQELAAHAESLGVDAIAAIPPIYFKLPEHGIAKYWNDMSAAAPNTDFIIYNIPQLAGVSLTMSLLKEMMKNPRVIGVKNSSMPVQDIQMFKDELGAERVVFNGPDEQLLSGLAMGADGGIGGTYGVMPELYLEIERLFKAGEIAKAREIQYEACRIIYAMCGCKGNLYAVMKAILKMREGIDCGSVRNPLPELVAEDMPKVEACAKMIDAAYSKFF
- a CDS encoding MurR/RpiR family transcriptional regulator, with protein sequence MIKIKKNVLFHITNEYPTFSKSLKKIADYILSNTAQPQYLSIHQLADICDVSESSVFRLCQILGFNGYKEFKYALAEANSATLTDGGIEAYAEILPEDSFGEMAKKLFAYNVASINQTLQLIDKEAYCQAAKHLKAAKHVYCFGQGASGIMAQELWGRFITVSSNFSYITDPHLQTIVTANCDKDDVIVLFSYSGATQDGPRLLSEAKIRGAKTILITHYRKSFASEFADIILLCGSRETPKQTGSIAAKMAQLFVIDLLFNEFYRLNPIEAEEAIKRTSVAMETKLLHENSKK